The nucleotide window TTTTGCGCGCTTAACTGCCGGGCCGATCCCTTTTGAATCTGCGGCATTGAGAATGATCATGTCCACTTTGGCGGCAATAAAGTTGTCGATCTGCGCCACCTGCTGGCCCAGATCGTAACCACTGGAAACCAGCGTCACTTTGACGTTATCGCCCGCCAGTTTGCGCGCTTCCAGCTCGGCACCTTTGGTGATCTGCACGAAGAACGGGTTGGCAAGGTCACCCACCGTGACGCCGATGGACTTCAGATCTTTCGCCTGCGCAAATGGCGTTGCGGCAAGCAGCGCGCCAGCACAGAGCGCGGTTACTAATGGCTTCAATCTCATGCTGTATTCCTCGAAGAAAGATGTTGTTGTTATGCACTTTGATGGTGTCGGGTACGGTATTTGTCGATCAGCACCGCAATGATGATCACCGCCCCTTTGATCACCAGTTGCCAGAAGTAAGAGACGCCCATCAGCGTCATGCCGTTGTTAAGGGTAGCGATGATCAATGCGCCTACCAGCGTGCCGGTGATCGTGCCGATCCCGCCGACAAAGCTGGTACCGCCGAGGATCACCGCCGCAATGGCATCCAGTTCGTAGCCCATGCCCAGGTTGCCGTTGGCACTGTAGAGTCGTGACGCGCTCATCACCCCGCCTAAGCCCGAGAGCAGGCCGCTCATGCCGTACACGAACAGCAGTACCAGCCAGACCTTGATACCTGTTAAGCGTGCCGCCTGCATGTTGCCGCCCACCGCGTAGATGTGCACACCCAGCGTGGTGCGGCGCAGGATGAACCAGCACAGCGCAATGACCGCCAGAGCAATGACCACCAGCCACGGAACCGGGCCGAGATAGTTATTGCCTATCCACTCGAAGTTGATGTTCGAGTTAATCACCGTTGTGCCGTCTGCCAGCAGGTACGCCGCACCGCGCAGGGCGGTATAGGTACCGAGCGTGACGATAAACGGCGGCAGTCCGGCAAAGGCCACCAGCGCGCCGTTGAACAGCCCCAGCACCAGGCCGAGCATCAGCGCCGCCGGAATGGAGAGCATGGCGAATTCGGGTATCAGCGATACGACCATTGCCGCCACCGCCGTGGTACCCAGAATCGAGCCGACGGAGAGGTCAATCCCACCGGTCAGAATGATGAAGGTCATCCCTGCCGCCAGCACGATGTTGATCGACGCCTGACGGGTGATGTTGAGCAGGTTGCTCTCGGTAAAAAAGTTGGGGGCAATAAAGCCAAATACCGCCACGATCAGGATAAGAATTGGCAAAATACCGACCGTTTGCATCAGATCGCTCATCAGCACTTTTTTGGCGGAGGTCGATTTCGCTACCTGCTGCGGATGGGTTGGGTTTGTCATAATTACACCGCCTGATGATGAGAGTCGTTCACGCCGGTTGCCAGCGTCATAATGTTTTCCTGGGAGATGTCGCGCCCGTGCAGTTCACCCGCGATGCTACCTTCCTGCATCACGTAGACCCGGTCGCTCATGCCCACCACTTCTGGCAGCTCGCTGGAGATCATTAAAATCGCCACCCCTTTATGCGCCATCTGATTCATGATGCGGTAGATCTCGCTTTTTGCGCCGACGTCCACGCCGCGCGTCGGTTCGTCCAGAATCAGGATGCGCGGGCCAATCGCCACCCAGCGGGAGATGAGTAATTTTTGCTGGTTGCCGCCGGATAACCCGCCCGCGCGCACCTGTGAATGGGGGACGCGGATGTTGAGCAGGGCGATGGCCTCATCAGAAATGGACTGTGCTTTTTTACGGTTAAGCATGCCAAAGGTGGCATCACGTTCCAGCGTTGCCATCGTGATGTTCTCCTGTGCCGCCAGCTCCAGGAACAGCCCCTGTTCTTT belongs to Enterobacter cloacae and includes:
- a CDS encoding ribose ABC transporter permease, which produces MTNPTHPQQVAKSTSAKKVLMSDLMQTVGILPILILIVAVFGFIAPNFFTESNLLNITRQASINIVLAAGMTFIILTGGIDLSVGSILGTTAVAAMVVSLIPEFAMLSIPAALMLGLVLGLFNGALVAFAGLPPFIVTLGTYTALRGAAYLLADGTTVINSNINFEWIGNNYLGPVPWLVVIALAVIALCWFILRRTTLGVHIYAVGGNMQAARLTGIKVWLVLLFVYGMSGLLSGLGGVMSASRLYSANGNLGMGYELDAIAAVILGGTSFVGGIGTITGTLVGALIIATLNNGMTLMGVSYFWQLVIKGAVIIIAVLIDKYRTRHHQSA